The Pseudophryne corroboree isolate aPseCor3 chromosome 12, aPseCor3.hap2, whole genome shotgun sequence genomic sequence ACATTGTAAGCAATATGTAATAATGCTCTACTTTTCTGCCTTTTCCTGCGGTGTCTGGAGAGTAAATACTTCTGTCAGGAACGGCCCCTGCTGTCCTGGTAACCAGAGACAGGGCTTTGGGGGAAAGTGTCCTGAGTGGGACCACCCTTTGATGGGTGGATGGAAGACAGGAGTTGCTGTAAGGCTTACAGCTGGTCAGATCTAGTTAACGTGGCGCGTGTGGTGTATCTATCCCTGAGGTGGGCCGCATGTAGTGCCGCACAGTGAACAGTCCCCAGCCTTCTCCCTCACTCACAGCCGGACCAGGAGCATATGGAGGACATTACAGGGCTGAGGTACATTCAGTAATAAGTCATTATTTACAGAGGCGCAGCAGCCAGCTGCAGCCACACACACGCATAGGCTTATGGGGGAATCCCATCAGATACTTTTATACTGTGCTTCTCACGTCTCTGACTTGCCACCAGCACGTTCTCACGCTGGACTGCGCGAGATACATGAGTgctgggatctgattggttgctgcagGCAAATTGTGTCATCGTGACCACACCTCCTCAATGCAATTTAAGGTGTGCAGTGTGGGACCTCCTGGATCCGGGGGTGTATAAACATCGATTGTATAGATGCATTAAATGGTTTGTTTTTTAATTCTAGGCGTGCCAGGACAAGGAGCATAGCTCCCCCGGTTATCTACAAAGCCACACCCCTGCGGGCCAATCAGTGAAAGAACAGGTATAACCATTGGTGGGTGAAACCATAGATGTTCTTCCATAGGATAGTTTGTTACCATCGATAACCACTCATAGCTTCGCCATCAATAATAACCATCGATGGCGAGCATGACAGTACGTTTGTGCTCTTTGCAAGGGTGGAGCTTAATGGGAAGAGGGTGTGGCTTACCACAAAGTAGGTGTGATTGTGAGGATTGGGTGTGTTCTTTGTGCTAATTGAGAGGCGTGGTTTGCATGGGTAACGGGCGGGGCTTATTTTGTCCTAAATTTCCTATACAGAGGCATTTGCGTATCTATGGTAACTCTCCCGAGCCCTCTCCAGTCACTGTAGGTAACAGGGTGCTCACGTGCATATAACCATGACCTTCGCCGGTCACCTTTTGCGCTGTGTGACGGCCTCTGTAACCGGACATTTAGGAGGCAGCACTGTTAATGACATGTAAACCCCTAGCTAATAGTATAGCACAGTAAGGGAGACAGGTAGGGAAGTTGCCCATAAAAACCAATCGGAGTCTAGCTTTCATTCACCTAGCACAGTCTTTAAAATGATAGCTAGGCTCTGATTGGCTGAGGCAACATCTCCATTGCCATCTATAATATAGGGAAGGGAGGGCGCGGGAAAAATCTTGTGCAACGACCCATGTACGTAAGTGCGGCCGCCACACTGGTGCCATAGTAAAAGGCTCAAATACAAGTTGGGAGCCGGCGGGTAAATCGGGGCGAGACAGAAATGAATACTTATATCAAAATAGCAAAATAAATATTGTTGTGTTTCCCGGGTATGATCTCCGCCATCAGATCCACACGCGGGGGAGTTATTCAGTGTAAGATCCCGCTGGCAACGTCTCGGTGAGTTTGGCCCAGGAAATAAGGGAGCATTGTTTAACCATTCTTATTTTCACCAAGACCAGTTCCATCCAGCCGGGGCGCTGGCAGGCGGCGTAAACCCAAGCCCGTGGCGATATGTTTGTTGTTGGGCCTGGCTACAGGTGACGCCAAGTCAAAGTCAATAATAACTATGGTAAGTGTCGAAACCGTGAGGCTGGAACCGCATTCCACATCCTTCTTACATATGACACAGTGTTGTCTGGGGATGGCAGTGACAGGCAGCCGTGCAACTGGTGCAGCCCAGTACTGTGTTCCTGTCCCGCTTTACATGCACCTCCAATAGTGATCTGTTGTTCACTACGGGGATTTGGGAACTGGTTGTGGACATTTACTGACGTGTGATCCCGCAACTTTCTATTGTACAGCTCCTTCTGAATTATTAGGCAGCATTCCCATAATGGTGAAACACGCTGTTCAGTGCTACCCTGACGTTCTACAGCTGCTCCTCTGCAGGTCAAGAAGCGGATTCTGCCAGCATCTGAGCAGCAGTGAGATCATTGGCCCTGCCCCTGTGCATGAACCAACCAATCCACGCAGTGCATTTGTGCAAAGCAAGACTTGCgggctgtcagtcaccttgtgcctGCTCTCAGTGTTGGACTGGCCTATCAGGGTACAGAAGAAACCCATTGCTTGAGAAAAATCTTTTCACCACAACAAAACTTGATGTGGCCCCGtgagtaggtaggtaggtaggtacctGGAATGCTATGATGATGGGGACTGTGGTTCAAATCCAAAGGTGTGATTGTTTTACTATAGGCCATTGCACTGGGGTAATTGATAACATTGaggaaaatcatgacatcacagtgAAACCTGCCACGGCTCAGTCTGTATGTCGGCGACCACCTGGTGCTCTATGGTGATGGAGACTGGGGTTCGAATCCCACAAGGAGCTTCTTTTGCTATATATTGGCCATTACACTGGGGTAGCTGATAACAATGAGAAATGATCTTGACTTCACAGCAAGACCTGCTGTGGCTCAGTTGGTATGGAGGCAGGTTCTCTATGGTGGTGGAGACTGGGGTTTGAATACCATGATGAGCTTGTgctattttaattattttattaggtcattgaaaataaaaaaaatcctgcgTCGCTCCTTTGCCCTGTAGCTGCCCTCCCTACTGGCAATGACGGGATGCCCTAGCTcggatctctatcctggggacgctCCTTGCGTGTTCTGATTGTGTTTTCTGCACCATCAGGGCTGCTGGGAGACATCCTCCACATGAGGCACCTAGCTACGAGGACTCACCATTGCTGTCAGAGTGGGAGGGAGGCATGCAGGGTGAGTGCGGTGCGGGGGTGGGCATGCAGtgtggaggggcatatagggagcctGCTTACAAGAAGCGGCGAGAGTATCGTCATCCAGCCAGGATCATTATCCAAGGTGCTAAAGGGAAgccatcatgggattcgaacctgggATCCCACCATCATTGCCAGTGTATGGAGCAGCTACTAGCCCACTGAGCTACGCAGGCTACAGAGACATAGGCTTCCGTTCCTCAGTGTTATCCTCTAGCCTAGTGCAAAACCCACAGAACTAAATGGAAACCCACATAGGACTCAAACCAGGGATCCCATCACCACTGCCAGTCTGGAGAGCAGCTACTAGCCCCCTGATTGTGCAGGATGTGATAAGATAGGTGTGTTTTTTTCTCAGTGTCATCAACTAACCTAGTTCAAAATCCATAGAACTAAATGGAAACCTAgaatgggatttgaaccagggatccCACCATCACTGCCAGCTATTAGGCCACTGAGCTACACAGACTATGGTAAAGCCTGCCATCTTTTTCTCAGTGTCATCAACTAGCCTAGTGTAGAATCCAGAGAATGAAAGGAAACCAGGGTCCCCACTAGCACTGCCATTAATGCCGCAGGGAGTTATTGCAGTAAGCCATCCAGCACTTTGTAATGTCATTAATCAGCCAGGTGCACCATTATGGGCGCTGAAAGGAGGCCAGACGGGACATTTTGCCCATGAAGGTCCGAGCTACGGGGAGTTACTCTGTATGTACCCCACCATTACTACCAGGAGATGTCTCAGTATCATTAAGAAGACTGGTGCAACTTACTAAGGTGCACATTTATCAATTATCCGGAATTGGTTGCCATAATTATATCTCATAGCAGCAATGAGAAATGAAGGATCACCTGGATCATGTGAGGAGTAACATGAACACTTTACTTCCAGGGTTGGGACTGCAGATGTGAGAGTGGAGAGTACCGGGGAGGGATCCTATAGATCCCCCTCCcattaggctacaatggctaatgcatctgaagatggtgcTAGCTACCAGATTGGTGGGCATACCGGAACTTGGTAAATTTGACCATTTAGCAGCCCCCCATATAGCATCTGTTTTTGTAAATGAAATCAGGGGACTGGACAGGATACCTCCGATATCTGCAGGGGCCCGGAGTACATACATCCTGGTATATAATATATGCAGCAATTTGTGTGAGTAGAACTAGgacctagaccaggcctggccaacctgtggctctccaccttTGTGAAACtacccatcccagcatgccctgccacagttttagccatccctaatagcaaaactaggacagggcatgctgggacttttaatttcgcaacagctggagagccacaggttggctggGCCTGACCTAGCCCATCCCTGCCATTGGTGGAACAGTGAGCAGGAAAGCCCGGATGGGCATATGAGCTAGGTAGGACATACACTACTACCACCAGCAGATGTAACTACAAGCCGGCTGAGCCATTGCAGCATTTGTGCAGGGTTCAGCTTTTCTCAGCGTCATCCATACTGGTCTGGTAATCATTACGTTGCCATGGTGACAGGCCTGCTGTTATACAGAAGCCTGCAGCTGTAGTCCCATATGCCCCATCGTTGATCTGGCCCTGGATAGATCCATCCTCAGGGTatcacacatgacgcaaagaaaaggcCACACGCTCTTATTTTATATAAATAGCTTTTAAATAATCTTGTGCATTTTTTTTACAATACAAAAAAgtacaattatataaaaaaaaccacCATTAATGAACATGAGTTGAGGATTTGTTCTGTGTCCCTTCATGGCGCTAATCCTGCCCAGTCCTGAGAGTCCCAGCTACATGAGGAGCCCACACGGCTGCCGCGTGACCGGAGCATTGTGTGGGTAGAAGGGGGGGCTGTTGGCACAGGCCTGGTACATTAGTAGTATTGGCATAGGGAGGGTGCATTAGTAGTATTTGTGCCCTGGCCACATGGGAAGACGCATGGTGTATTCCGATGATAAGGCGCTGCGGCCCAGGGTCATGGCATGGTGCCCTCCCACCGGCTCACTCCAGTCTGTGCTGCGTACGTTCTGCGCCTGCGGAGATTACCCAATGAAAAGAAGCGCGGTCTCCGTTATTGTAAGCAGCAGTCTGTGAGTGGGGTGGAACCTTCTCTATGGGTTAAATAGATAAAAATTGCTTAAATGTTCAGATTCAGAGGCAGATGAGTCTGTACATGCCAATGTTACAGTATAAGAATCGCAATCTGTAATTGTAAGAACACTTCGAAAGTGTCTTGTACCCCTATGTCGTGGGGACACGGTCTGCATCTGCACATGGTCTGCAATGTATTCTGGGTCTGTGAACTAAGACATGCGCAGTACCGCGGGATGGGTGTGTCCTGACTAGCACAGATCTAGGTGTTTTGCAGTTAATCGGGGCTGATACTTCATCAAGAGACAAGACAGACAAGCTGACAAATGAATAAATAGATTAAATATTTTTGCGGACTGTGCGGGACTGAACCTTACAGCAAGATTAGCGCTCAAAGTGCGGGCCTGTGGACTCCCATATAAGATCTACACTCCCCTTTTGTACTGTAAAACGTAGTATAAAAAAGTGCCCTCATATTAGTCAGCCTGTACGCCCTGATCTTGAGAATGGGGTAACGGAATAAATATAGAACCAACACTATAGATCCATACTAGAGATCAGTGATCGACGCTTGATTTTATGTTCTCCCATGTATTGATAGCACCAATGAGGCTTGATGTGTCCCTAGCAGCAGGTTTCGTTGTGTGTCATTGTCCCTCGTTCTTATCATTCTGTTCTGTGAATGCTCCTGGCATTTTCTAAagaaaagtctttttttttttttttgcagcaacaAGGTTGGGTTGAGATAAGGAAAACCCTATCTAGCACCTCTAGATCATATGATGTTAAGAGTCATAATGAACATCTACAAACTAATGGACCCCAATGATCTAAGAAGCTAACATTACACATAAGCAGCCCAATGCACTAGGTTGGGGATTGCTGAGACTTTGTGGGAGGTGGAACTTACAGTAGCAAAGGGTCTATCAGATCCATTAATTGCACCCTCGAGGCAGCCATAGGCTACTGGGCATCAAGGGAGCTATTGAAGAAATCCAACCACCTTCCATGACCTATCGGCGTTATCTTTCAAATGGGTTGTGCTGTTGGGATAGCTTTCTACACTCTCAGGCTGCTACTCAGGGATCAGTTATCAACATATTAATACTATCTATTAATTTCATGTTCATATTAAATAATTCGGGTATCCAGACCCTACTTTCAGTCCATGGTGAGGAACCAAATCCTCTTAACAAGCTACCATAAAGTTTGAGGCATCACATTGCATTGAGCATGTATGACTCCCAAAGTTCCTACTGGAGAAAGACATTCTTTTGTGCTACCCTTGACGCCTTTGTCAAAGAAAGTCTGCAGGGTCTAGAAAAGAATGGCCCAATAATAGTGAAGGCCAAGAAGATGAAGTCTGGAGAGAAGTCACCAGTGGTGGACCAGCCAACTGCACGGCTTTTTTTATGACTCAGGAGAGTCTGGTTTGATCCAGGAGCAGGGTCCATTTGATCTACTGAAATGCTTCGGTCAAACTACACAAAAGTCCGCCAGTTTGTCTCGAAGTTTTCCCAGCAAGGCATCTGTATTCCCGCTGGTCATCCGTTATTTACCAGTATCTGTGTGGTGAACATTACCTGCTCCAAGAGCCAAGAGTCAAAAGTAGAAATATGGACCATTCAATGGCCCAATATTGATGATGGACTACGAGAGGACAGCCATAAAATCAGATCTGGACACTTATGAGAACCATCTACTAAGGTGCTTGCATCCAGTCCTTATGTGTACATAGCTTGAAGATGTATTGTCCTCAAAACACCTTAATTTCCAGCCTAATATAATAAGGCTAGGAGGTGCTCTTCTGTCACTAATGTCCCAGTCTAACCGCTCTTCATTTGTGGTTGGTTCTGAGCCTCCGCAAGATTTCGAAGATCTGTGCTTTCTGCTTCACCCAGTCTTCTGCAGGTTTCTTGGCTTGAGCAGAGCGTGTGGTCGGCTTGGGGACAAAAAAGGTGTACTTGAGACGAGGGGCCCTCTGGTCGCTAACTACTAAAGCCTGAACAGTCAGGGACTCTTTCAGGGGTCCCTGTCCTACTATGGTCTCCATGGCCTTGGTTGCCCCACTGTATCGCACGGTCAGTCCCCCTCCTATATTTACGTCCACTTCCGATGGCACCAAGATGTAGTTCCCATTGAGGGCGTAGGACCCATCTTGCCGTTTGAGGGCCAGGTAGACACCGTCGCTTGTGGCCGTTGAGCCGCTGTTCTGCCGTATCAGTATGTTTGTAGCACCTGCTGGGATGGTGACCACATCATTGTACCCATACCTGCGGATAAGAATGTGAATGTTTAGTACTGTAACCACGCGTTTTACTCTTCCGAGCTTTGCAGAGGGAGGTCTGTAGAGCCTCTCCCAAAAATCACTTTTATTATTGCTCGGATTGCCCTGCGGTAAGCAGCAATGGTTGCAAAGCAAGAATAAGTGGGTTCTTGGGGGATATAATCCTTCAAAGCCACACAAATACATATAATTTGCTATCTAAGGGGGTTGTTGTTCCGTAAATGAGGAATGCAATGCGGTATATTCACATTTAAGGtatatttttttacactttttaagCAGCTGTAAAACCAGCAGCTTGTGGAAATGTCACAGCGGGGTTCCTGAACTCTAATATGTACAAAATAAATTGTTAGTTGTAAAAGTGTAAACTTCCTGCAGAGACTCTGAGGGGCTGATGCAGATTGGAACGCTAGTCAGCCGAAATCTCTCCTGCATTACGTGTGGGGAAACTAAATACGCTTATTCGCCCGTATGCAGAACTGTGAGCAGATGTCTGCGGCAGACCCTTGCCGTACACCAGCTTTCACTTGCACCCGTATTTGCCTGCTACACTAGACTTAGGAATCTCAGAGGGTTCTTCCGGCTCCTGGGAGTTGGAAGAACTTATAACACTCTGGGCTGTTGATGTAATTCGCTGTAGGTCATGTGATCATAACCCGCCCGCCCCCTGTTGCGTATTCTAGCAAATTGCGGCATTACGCGGGGAGGACGAGATTTTATGATTGGTGAGGTTACACCTCCACCTCTCCCAACCGAGCCTCCCTGGATCTCAtggaaaaaattataaaattcCGCCATGCCGCCTGTGTGACTACACCCAATGCACCCTAGCTAAATCCCCTTCATTCGAAAGTGGAGGCGCAAATGAGATGTTGGACGTGGGTTGGATGTACAACTCTGGATCGCCTGGTTATGGAGCATGCCGCAGAACAAAGACGCACCCCATACGCTTCGCAAATTGACTTGCGCTAACCAGCCAGTTCTCACCTAGGCTTGGCAAAGGACCCGTAAGTCTTCGTGCAGGCGGAGCCGTTTCCTCCGCACACCATGCACTTATCGAACTTCTTCTTTGATCCAATGACGCGGTCGCAGCCGGCGTGTATGCAGCGTCCTTGGACACACACTGAGGTAGAGTCTGGAGTGCACGGCGTGCCATCTGCCACCTGGAACAGGGGGAAAAGCGCCAACGTTAGAGAGTTTTCTGCAAGCATGGCCGTGCCCAAGTCCTACTTATGTGTACTAAACCAGTGCAGCCATACTGGGGGTTATGTGCCCAGTTCCAGCATAGCTATCACCACGTCACACTCACCCGTGGCTCCAACACGTAGTAATATCCCAGGGGGCGCGACTGGCAGGTGAGTTTACATTGATCCTTCTTGGCAATCCCGTTGTAACGTGGTGCCCAGTCCATGGGAGACGGGAAGCCCTTAAAGAGGTCGGTCCTGTGGTTGTACACCGCACACTGCTCCTCTCTGTAGGTCAATGCTGCATTGGAACAGAAGGAGAGGTCTTAGTACATAAACTGCAATAAATCCACTTCTTAATGGGTTTTGACACCTTCAGATGACTTTATGCCTCACTCCTTCCTGTTACTTTTCTTATGAATGCTGCTTTTTCAGGTTAGGATTAGGCAAAAACAAGCAGGGTTGATTATGTCCACTGCCCTTGGATATGACACAGATCTGCTCTGCTTGCTGAATCTGATTCTATCCAGGAAGCAGCTTTATTGCATACCCAGGTACAGGAAATATACAACTCTGCCTGATGTTTTAAGGAAAACCACAAGAGGAAGCCAGTTAGGACACAGGAGTTTTGTAATAATTGCAGGAAAGTGTgtacataaattaataataaataaattcctTCTGAGGTGGAAAATCTCTAAAACTAAATAACCCCATTGTAGCAATACACTGAACAGCTGATGTAGCAGAGACCCGGGTGCTAGACAAGCCAGGCGTACAGTCTAACTGTGCTCCAACAAATTAAGTGGTGAGGATGAAATAATTTTGCAGAAACTCTTTGATGTTTGGTGCAAGAGTAAACCCAACTCACCATTTCCAGAAGGGCACTCCTGGGCGTTGCACGAGCGATATTGGGTCCTCTTTCCCTCGCAGTACTTGCCACCGTTTCGCGGGACAGGCTTGTTGCATTCACGGTGAGAGAACTGCACACCGCCACCACACGTCCGAGAACATTCACCGTACGGACCCCATGAGCCCCACCCTCCATTCACTGGTGTCTGTAATGAAAGATGGGTGCAAGTGTTCAAAAGACTGCTATTTCGTGGCATGTAACTGATATtagcacataaatatatatacgACAGCGGAGTAAAGTTCGCCAAATTACGGATCTCTCTCATTCTCCCTTAAATACATATGGTGCTTTCCTAATCTCCtggaatgtcagggagactcctgaatgttggggagctTTCCAGGATTCCCGTGAGCACAGCCTTCTTTGTCCACCCACTTCCCTGGGGAAGTGAGCATTCCAAAAGCTTGATGACAGGATCTACAGCACCAACTAGCCTTTTACTCTATCTTCCTATCCACACACACACCATGCTGTGGTCCCCACCAGAGCTCTGCATAATACGAAGCAGCAGAAAGTACTCACGTTGTAGGCTTTCATCTCCACTCTACTGATACACCTCCCGTTCATGCACGTCTTGCCCACGCCGCACTGCGTTCCGTCCGCCCATGGGAAATGCTTAGTTTGGCACATGAAATGCCCATCGATCTTGCCCGTACACCACAGAGATGAGCAGGGAGTGTGCAAGTTGGGGCAGTGCCGAGAATCAGGACCAAACGTCAGCTGGCACTGGCGATCAGAGTCATAGTCGTTACCCGGGAACGGAACTGGTAAGCGAAGGGGAGAGCGCGGCTTATCCAGGAGACAGTGACCTGCGGGGCACAGAATGAATGTTAACAACTCGTTTCATGGATGCTCTGACATCAGTCCAAGAGAACTGAGGTTACATAAAGAAAAGTCCTAGAAGCAGATGACGCCCTGGCATGCAAGATCACATATGGCGGTAACTGGAGACTGGACGTCAGGTAGGCTGTAAGGTGACCTACCGTGCCCATTGTCCAAGAAGTCGGTGATAAATTTGGCACTGCAAGGTGACCACAACTCCTCTGGGTCTACGTAGGACATGACCGGTGCCATCATGTGTCGGGTATTGCTAGCTGGGCGGTTGAGGTCCACACATGGCTTTGAGTTGTCATGAAGCATGTTGAACACGTGGCCTAAAGAGTGAAACAAACAAGATAATACATTAAAATGCGTGCCGGGGCGGTCTGAGATGACACGTGTGCTATCATCCGAGCCTGACTTGTTTTTGCTTTGAGATAGGAGCAaggtttattttgcaatcaacctgttTTGTCTTACCAAGCTCGTGTGCGGCAGTAAACGCGGACTGCAAGCCATCATCTTCAACGATGGAGCAGCTGCGTGATGGGTCACAAACGGTGCCAACGTCGGCCATTCCTAGAGTGTCGCACGTGGAGACTCCACAGAGGTTCTGTGTATAAAACACATTTATGAGGTCAATATACATGCGGCTTATGCACTGGTCTGAGAAGGACGTCTCAGAGGAACCTTACAAATCCTGGTAGCGCAAGTGGCCGACCACTCACCTGCCTAGTAAAGAAAATAGCCGTGTCAAAATGTTCTGAGTCATCGTTGGGCTTGTTCAGTCCTTTCTGCCACTCACAGAAGTTCCTCAACATCTCGGCAGCGTTGGTGGTCATCTTCAGCCCAGCATAGGTGTGGGATTTGTCCGCCTGGCCTATGACCACCAGCCGCGTCACCACCACATTGACTGGGTTCTTCAGACTTGGGTGGCGAAAGAACTTGGCAGCGGCCGCCATGACGGTCAACAGGTAGCGCTTGAGGCCTGCCCCGTGGAAGGTTGCCATCTTCTCATCTGCAACCACCAGGGTCTGGACGTAACGAGGGACTGATGCGAAACGCTGGAGGGGAGGAAATTATATAAAATCATTTTATGGAGTAACAATGCAAGAGAAAATAAAAAGCAAAGAACTGTTAGTAGACAACTTCTACTTTGACCGACCCGTTTACCAGAATCGCAAATCATGATCTAATTTTTGGAATATGGAAACAACGTAGTAATGTGAGCTTGTTGGCATAGCAAAGATAATAAAGCcttccatctttcccaggaccccagCTGTAACCTGTGCCTGTATATATTCCATAGCGAGGTCTCCAGCATTATTAAAGGACCATCACGTCAAACCTACGCCCAGCCTGCGTATGCTCTTGTCATGCGCCCGCTAAATATTTATGTATTACATCTGCAGTGATTCTGTCCTGGATCCACCGATCCCTTTATTCATCTGTCCTATCACCAGCTCCTGGCAGGACTCCATGTAGGGTTATGTCATTTAAAGGCACAGTTTCGTCGCGAGCTGCAGGGCCCAAAACTTCTCAGGTTTATCAACTATATATTTGTTTTCATCACCATTCAAAATGCTGGTTCCTTCCTTCCATATTACTGCAAACGCAGGAGAAGCATCAGCACAGCGTGAAGGTTCTACTCCTAAACTGGGGGAGGATGCAACTGGTGGGACCTCAAGGAGCAGCAAGAGCCGGGCAAGGAGAGCTCTTAGGTGGTCTGGGCCTGAAATAGTTACTAGAAGGAGACTAGCAGAGAATAGGCAGATAGCAGAAGACAGGAACACCGTGTTGCAACCCTGAGTTATGAGTTTGGAAATGCTTGAATCCCAAGAACTCGGGAGAGGGGAGGGGGCCTGGGACTTGCTTCTGGCGTTCTACAGCTTTGTATATGAGAATGACATCACTGCTACCTCTCACTAGTGTAAGTGCTCTCAGCCTATACCCAAACACTGAGCGGGGACCCATCTACTGGCGCATCCCAATGTTTTATGATGACAGCTTCCTGGAAAGGCCTCTGACAGCTTCAGTATGTCTGGTTGTGTAAAGACTTGCGCAAATCCTCTATTAATGGGATGTCTTCGCCGTGTATTACATAAACAGTGCGTAATAGGTATTATCGCATGTGTatgtgtcactgagggggcagacgAAAGATGGGAACGCCGCGTTCTTTGTAAATATCCTGTGCAATCCCAGAAAAGGACAAAGAAAATAGCTAAAGTTTGGACTCTTGGACGTCAGATGTCCATGACTTGTCTCAGACAGAAATTTGTGCATGAGATATATCACCAGTGAGTGGGAATTATTAGTCACCCTGTTGAAAAGTGGAGAAACCAGATCTCTCCTACAAAGTGCACTATAAAATATAGGACATTGGTTCCGTTAAAGCCCCTGAGTGGCCTAGCAGGAGATGCTATCTGCTCGGTACAGTTACACAGACAAAAGACTTATttcctccccccttccccttcaTTTCCTGAAGTATCCCTGTCCTAGCCACACCGCACTGTCGCTCATCACAGGATTTCATGGCTGAATAACCTGGAAGCTGTACACCTATTCAGCATTGTGCAGTAACCCTATCCCTGCAAGAGGTACAAAGAGAACACTCATTCATTCATTGTCTGGGGGACGGGGTAAGGAACCGTATGCTGGTGCCCCGTGCTTGGTCCCCTTGAGTGATACCTGGCAAGCGTCCACACCAGGTTGTCTACGTTCTACGTGCCAAGACCCTACCACTGTCCTGCCCAGGTTGCAGCACCCTGTAGGAGTAACCAGTTCTCCTCCAGCATCTTTTTCTGCCCAACGCATCCTGCAGGGACACCCTGACAGGCAGCCTCTGAGGGATGGTAGGCAGGAGGCCTAGTGGGGGGATGGGGCAGGTAACTTGGCCCAGGTACAGCTCTGATCAGCTGCTCTGCGGCAGTGCTGCTCTGGCTCCAGAGAAGACACGAGCTCTCTCTTTTCATTATCGTCAGCTGATTGGGAGTCAAACAACAAATACAACATTGTTAGGGTATCGGATCTCATGGCCGGGTTGCCAGAGCCAGCAAGCAACAGGCGGGGTGGGACTGTGCCGTTCTGCTGCGGCGGGCAAGATAGAGAGGCAGGAACTAGTCTCTGGGCCAGGGACATTTTCCAGGTATCCTATTTCTAGGAAGCCAGAACTAAAGTGATTTACAAAAATCAAAAACCTTTTTCTCCCACAATTATGTGGATCACTATAGACTGCAAGCAGAAACATATCTACAGTACGG encodes the following:
- the ADAMTS4 gene encoding A disintegrin and metalloproteinase with thrombospondin motifs 4, whose translation is MMLCISVAITTLVHVVLALGDRSQAGYKEEIVFPERLNSSFRQEHPGWPGNGYEASLENHLVFRLRAFGEELVLDLERDPSFLSEDLTVQYVGKNGQSDADGLSESGSYFTGAVNSDPESIAAVNYNSASLLGVLQFRGTEYHIQPMEGGGQNSAEGVGAHIIRKKLQEKSSGPMCNVGPQVSMRVTGEGGSRNDYGEHKPSSSKRSKRFASVPRYVQTLVVADEKMATFHGAGLKRYLLTVMAAAAKFFRHPSLKNPVNVVVTRLVVIGQADKSHTYAGLKMTTNAAEMLRNFCEWQKGLNKPNDDSEHFDTAIFFTRQNLCGVSTCDTLGMADVGTVCDPSRSCSIVEDDGLQSAFTAAHELGHVFNMLHDNSKPCVDLNRPASNTRHMMAPVMSYVDPEELWSPCSAKFITDFLDNGHGHCLLDKPRSPLRLPVPFPGNDYDSDRQCQLTFGPDSRHCPNLHTPCSSLWCTGKIDGHFMCQTKHFPWADGTQCGVGKTCMNGRCISRVEMKAYNTPVNGGWGSWGPYGECSRTCGGGVQFSHRECNKPVPRNGGKYCEGKRTQYRSCNAQECPSGNALTYREEQCAVYNHRTDLFKGFPSPMDWAPRYNGIAKKDQCKLTCQSRPLGYYYVLEPRVADGTPCTPDSTSVCVQGRCIHAGCDRVIGSKKKFDKCMVCGGNGSACTKTYGSFAKPRYGYNDVVTIPAGATNILIRQNSGSTATSDGVYLALKRQDGSYALNGNYILVPSEVDVNIGGGLTVRYSGATKAMETIVGQGPLKESLTVQALVVSDQRAPRLKYTFFVPKPTTRSAQAKKPAEDWVKQKAQIFEILRRLRTNHK